In one Saccharibacillus brassicae genomic region, the following are encoded:
- a CDS encoding putative glycoside hydrolase produces the protein MDILWSLLALTVGSHNPEAVPPAQINANPITVAVQSAWNQSALTAQKDSVVIDVNNPPVKIDPQPDAPKVKGVYVTAYSAGGARMAELLDLLDNTGLNSMVIDIKDDLGYITYETQNKELLKMGTAQKFIPDIKELMAKLKKHNVYPIARIVVFKDTVLAEKHPELSFTNSGGGVWKNGGGDAFVNPYSKEVWDYNVDIAKEAAAMGFKEIQFDYVRFAEGFEKRADELVYEKTDATRTEAVSEFVQYARKELAPLGVRVSVDIFGYAASVPAADGIGQDFTKISENVDVIAPMVYPSHYSTGWFGATNPDKEPYVTIKGSMVDTFKKLDEIKDESQRPIVRPWIQDFTASWLGSGHYTKYGKTEMDAQIKAMADMGVEEYLLWNASNRYTKDGNYGPKD, from the coding sequence ATGGATATCTTATGGAGCCTGTTGGCTCTTACCGTAGGCAGCCACAACCCGGAAGCCGTGCCTCCGGCACAAATCAACGCCAACCCGATCACGGTCGCCGTGCAATCGGCGTGGAACCAAAGCGCTTTGACCGCGCAGAAAGACAGCGTCGTCATCGACGTGAACAACCCGCCGGTCAAAATCGATCCGCAGCCGGACGCACCCAAAGTCAAAGGCGTCTACGTCACCGCGTACAGCGCGGGCGGAGCCCGAATGGCCGAACTGCTCGACCTGCTCGACAATACCGGCCTGAACTCGATGGTTATCGACATCAAAGACGACCTGGGGTACATAACGTACGAGACGCAGAACAAAGAACTGCTGAAAATGGGCACGGCCCAGAAGTTTATCCCGGACATCAAAGAGCTGATGGCCAAGCTCAAAAAGCATAACGTCTACCCGATCGCCCGTATTGTCGTGTTCAAGGATACGGTCCTGGCCGAGAAACATCCGGAACTTTCGTTCACGAACTCGGGCGGCGGCGTATGGAAAAACGGCGGCGGCGACGCTTTCGTCAATCCGTACAGCAAAGAAGTGTGGGATTACAACGTCGATATCGCCAAAGAAGCGGCCGCGATGGGCTTCAAGGAAATCCAGTTCGACTACGTGCGCTTCGCGGAAGGCTTCGAGAAACGCGCCGACGAACTCGTCTACGAGAAAACCGACGCGACGCGCACCGAAGCGGTCTCGGAATTCGTGCAGTACGCGCGCAAAGAACTCGCGCCGCTCGGCGTCCGCGTCTCGGTCGACATTTTCGGCTATGCGGCTTCCGTTCCGGCAGCAGACGGCATCGGGCAGGATTTCACCAAGATTTCCGAGAACGTCGACGTCATCGCGCCGATGGTCTACCCAAGCCATTACTCGACCGGCTGGTTCGGCGCCACGAACCCGGACAAAGAACCTTATGTCACGATCAAAGGCTCCATGGTCGACACGTTCAAGAAGCTGGACGAGATCAAGGACGAATCCCAGCGCCCGATCGTGCGCCCGTGGATTCAGGACTTTACCGCAAGCTGGCTCGGCAGCGGGCATTACACCAAGTACGGCAAGACCGAAATGGACGCGCAGATCAAAGCCATGGCCGATATGGGCGTGGAAGAATACCTGCTCTGGAACGCATCCAACCGTTATACCAAAGACGGCAACTACGGCCCGAAAGACTGA
- a CDS encoding YitT family protein, giving the protein MGHIFTIVIGALLISAGFNLFLIPHQLLSGGVSGLSMLTGYFTPISIGVLYFVYNIPMLVAGWFLLGRRFILLSIVSVAAVTIMVALIPEKMVANDPILSSVFGGVLVGIGAGISFRVGGSSGGFDILGSIVTRYRDFPVGNILVALNGLVILLMGYLQNDWNLALLSMVSIYITGKVVDMIHISHIKVTLFIITDDTEALLERLLQIERGVTRIQAEGAFSHTKKDMLMTVTTMYELAELKRVIKEADPRAFVNIVETVGVMGSFRKRSV; this is encoded by the coding sequence ATGGGTCATATTTTCACGATCGTGATCGGCGCCCTGCTGATCTCGGCCGGCTTCAACCTGTTCCTCATTCCGCATCAGCTGCTCAGCGGCGGCGTATCGGGATTGTCGATGCTGACGGGCTACTTTACGCCGATCAGCATCGGCGTGCTCTACTTCGTCTACAACATCCCGATGCTGGTCGCCGGCTGGTTCCTGCTCGGGCGGCGCTTTATCCTGCTCAGCATCGTGTCCGTTGCGGCGGTCACGATCATGGTCGCGCTCATTCCCGAGAAAATGGTCGCCAACGATCCGATCCTCTCTTCGGTATTCGGCGGCGTGCTGGTCGGCATCGGAGCGGGCATCTCGTTCCGCGTGGGCGGCTCAAGCGGCGGCTTCGACATTCTCGGCTCGATCGTTACCCGCTACCGGGACTTTCCGGTCGGCAACATCCTCGTCGCGCTGAACGGCCTCGTCATCCTGCTGATGGGCTATCTGCAAAACGACTGGAATCTGGCGCTGCTGTCGATGGTCTCTATCTATATCACCGGCAAAGTGGTCGACATGATCCATATCAGCCATATCAAAGTGACGCTGTTCATCATTACGGACGATACGGAAGCGCTGCTTGAGCGGCTGCTTCAGATCGAACGCGGCGTAACCCGGATTCAGGCCGAAGGCGCTTTTTCCCATACGAAAAAGGATATGCTGATGACGGTGACGACGATGTACGAACTGGCGGAGCTCAAGCGCGTCATTAAGGAAGCGGACCCGCGGGCGTTCGTCAATATCGTGGAGACGGTAGGCGTCATGGGCTCGTTCCGAAAGCGCTCCGTGTGA
- a CDS encoding DEAD/DEAH box helicase, with protein MANFADFDLEPKVLQAITEMGFEEATPIQSQAIPIALSGSDMIGQAQTGTGKTAAFGIPMISKIAREEEKISALIMAPTRELAIQVADEIEKLARFKGLRSLAIYGGQDIVRQIRALKRKPQIIIGTPGRLLDHINRKTIKLDDVHTVILDEADEMLDMGFMEDIQSILKLVPEERQTLLFSATMPANIKRLAEQFLRNPQHVSVIPKQLSIPLIEQAYIEVPERQKFEALTRLIDMESPELAILFGRTKRRVDELAEALQKRGYSADGLHGDLSQNQRDAVMRKFRDGSIEVLVATDVAARGLDVSGVTHVINFDLPQDPESYVHRIGRTGRAGKEGKAWSFVTPRELDHLNFIERVTRHKIARKPLPTMSEAIEGKQRILAERLLEVVQDGELNEYKAIAIQMLEQYDSVNLLSAAMKLMTGEKKDSKIELTPEDPVRAKRRKPSGSYGGARSGGGYKGSGGGGYKGGSSSGGRTGGYQGRSSSGGGGYKGSKEGGYQGRNSSSSKPSYQGQSDRPSPKRDFDN; from the coding sequence TTGGCAAATTTTGCAGACTTCGATTTGGAACCAAAGGTATTACAGGCAATTACGGAAATGGGCTTTGAAGAAGCGACACCGATCCAGTCGCAGGCGATTCCAATCGCCCTGAGCGGAAGCGACATGATCGGACAGGCGCAGACCGGTACAGGCAAGACGGCGGCATTCGGCATTCCGATGATCAGCAAGATCGCTCGCGAAGAAGAGAAGATCTCGGCTCTGATCATGGCACCTACCCGCGAACTCGCGATTCAGGTTGCCGACGAAATCGAGAAGCTCGCACGCTTCAAGGGACTTCGTTCCCTCGCCATCTACGGCGGACAAGACATCGTGCGCCAGATCCGCGCTCTCAAAAGAAAGCCGCAGATCATCATCGGTACGCCGGGACGTCTGCTTGACCATATCAACCGCAAAACGATCAAGCTCGACGACGTTCACACGGTTATATTGGACGAAGCGGACGAAATGCTGGACATGGGCTTCATGGAAGACATTCAGTCCATCCTGAAGCTCGTTCCGGAAGAGCGTCAAACGCTGCTGTTCTCGGCAACGATGCCGGCCAACATCAAGCGCCTGGCCGAGCAGTTCCTGAGAAACCCGCAGCACGTATCGGTCATTCCGAAGCAGCTTAGTATCCCGCTGATCGAGCAGGCTTACATCGAAGTGCCGGAACGTCAAAAGTTCGAAGCACTGACTCGCCTGATCGACATGGAATCGCCGGAACTTGCGATCCTGTTCGGACGCACGAAGCGCCGGGTCGACGAGCTGGCAGAAGCGCTGCAAAAGCGCGGCTATTCGGCTGACGGTCTCCACGGCGACTTGTCGCAGAACCAGCGCGACGCGGTTATGCGCAAATTCCGCGACGGCAGCATCGAAGTGCTCGTAGCGACCGACGTTGCGGCACGCGGCCTCGACGTATCGGGCGTCACGCACGTCATCAACTTCGACCTTCCGCAGGATCCGGAAAGCTACGTTCACCGGATCGGCCGTACGGGCCGTGCAGGCAAAGAAGGCAAAGCGTGGTCGTTCGTAACGCCTCGCGAGCTGGATCACCTGAACTTCATCGAGCGCGTTACGCGCCACAAAATCGCTCGCAAACCGCTCCCGACCATGAGCGAAGCGATCGAAGGCAAACAACGCATCCTGGCCGAGCGCCTGCTCGAAGTGGTACAGGACGGCGAACTGAACGAATACAAAGCGATCGCGATCCAAATGCTGGAGCAGTACGACTCCGTTAACCTGCTGTCGGCAGCAATGAAGCTGATGACCGGGGAGAAAAAAGATTCGAAGATCGAATTGACTCCGGAAGATCCGGTTCGCGCAAAACGTCGCAAGCCTTCGGGCAGCTACGGCGGCGCGCGCAGCGGCGGCGGTTACAAAGGCAGCGGCGGCGGTGGCTATAAAGGCGGCAGCAGCAGCGGCGGCCGTACAGGCGGTTACCAAGGACGCAGCAGCAGCGGCGGCGGCGGTTACAAAGGTTCGAAAGAAGGCGGCTACCAGGGACGCAACAGCAGCAGCAGCAAACCTTCGTACCAGGGCCAAAGCGACCGTCCAAGCCCAAAACGAGATTTCGATAACTAA